From the genome of Bombyx mori chromosome 7, ASM3026992v2:
TCGATGCGAAGGCCGAGGAGGAGTTCAACATCGAAAAGGGCCGTCTTGTCCAGCAGCAACGTCTCAAGATTATGGAATACTATGAAAAGAAGGAGAAGCAGGTTGAACTTCAGAAGAAGATGTAGGTTTCCGTAAAACTAACATACAACCTTATGCATACTCAAAGAACATACGAACGAACAATCATGTGACCAAGCAGTATTGATTACGACTATTACGATTTCTCAAATTGAACATTCAATATGTATTAGGTGTTACAATAGAAAAGTCACAAAATTTCAAACAGAATAGAATTATCAAATAAtctaaaaaattagaaattacgaatagtaaaaatgaaacaataatGAGATTTAATGTGACTTTTTATAGAGtaactaatacataataatataatgtaaatgaCATTTTTGATTGACATGGGTGATCGTGACCACTAGCTATCAATCTCTTCATGCAGAGCCTTAAACAGTAAAAAAGAAGCATcactttaaaaacataaaatattgtgatgcaattacatttaaataaaatcatcaatgaaaagatgaaaaaaattcaattaattctaTCCAGTATAACTAGTAGTTATAAAATTTAGACAACCACATTTAGAGAAAAACTTCACATTCAAGTTTTACATTGGTTGTGTGAATTGATTATAAAAGTGATAAATGGGatggaataataaaatataattatttagataAACATGATATCTTTTCAGAACACTAACACTTTGACATTCTTGTTCTGGGAATGACTTCATTATAAATGAagatttaattataattcaaaataatctacagtagagttcagaatatttgtttaaaaaaaattgaaatgggCAGATATAATTTCTTTTTAGGTTAAAAATCCATGCAATGTACTTAATAGTATTTATATCACTGAATGGATGATAAGGTCATTACACAAACTCACTATCTTGATAGATAGTTCTGATAAGAAAATCTTAGAAACACTTTTAACATAGCATTTTTTgtcttaaaatttaatgttctaAACAtttgtctatgataataatgagtaaaaacaagaaacaaaattaaaatttgaaaaaaataccaaattaaaaaattactaaaaaccaAAGTCattagacttgcgcaaaacatcacttctcaatgtaatgtgatatgacatcacttttacagacaggtgatattactcgaaaacattacacatcactcttaacattactcggtgcgttcaatagatactgtgacgaatacattgtatctatacacccgaatcattacttaagtgatgtgttcatactttgtattgtaatacactgttatattacttgacagagattgacttatttaataatataataattttattttttacttaatataatttgatttagtatttgatatattaaattcagacgtaccataggtataaaaacgtacctagcggccagggcatacggttcaaaatcactaggaataattccgtgtcgcttgctcatttattttgcgtagatcggtctgtctcgctcgctcggttccgttcgtgtatcaagcaacattacacgacaaagaaagaaacatgttgggtgatagcttcgctagaagtaatagtgttctgtgggtgatagtgtgatgtttgtttccttcgcgtaatgtgtgatgttgcattacatcgtagagtaatattaccggagtaatatcactcgcattacttacacatgtctaaaaGTCATGTTTCTATTgataatttttctttatttatttactgtaaaGTATACTACTATAAAGTATGTGATTTTTTAGGTTAGTAAAGATTATTGATTACATTCTAagttatttttatctaaaacgatgaattataaataaaaatgaagaagTGCTATTCACTAAGTATCACATTTGAATGATatgaaaaaacaacaaattatacattttacatttgaatatgaaacgaaaaataaatgaactaagtcataatattaatatgagtTAGATAAACTAGAATCAAAACAATCTAAGTACTGCAGTGTATTTTGTGAcgttgaatttaaaaatcataACATACTGCGATATTAAACATATTACTcatcatatacatataatttttttttttttttttttattgcccttgtaggcagacgagcatacggcccacctgatggtgagtggttaccgtcgcccatggacttcagcaatgccaggggcagagccaagccgctgcctaccgttaattaattattatacttgTAACATTTTAAATTGTCAGTAACagtagtttaaaattatttcagccAATCTTCGAACATGCTGAACCAAGCTCGTCTGAAGGTACTGAAAGTGCGTGAAGATCACGTACGTAATGTACTTGATGAAGCTCGCAAGCGCCTGGCTGAAGTGCCAAAGGACACCAAACTGTACTCAGAGCTGCTGGTCACACTTATTGTGCAGGCTCTCTTCCAGGTATAAATTTATTCAGTTTGGCAGTAAAATAAACTGCATGAGGTTGATTTGGAACACAAATTTATTGATAAGCAATAATACTAACTTATTAGTTTAGAATAACTAGATATGAGGTGTAGCGGTCTGAAGTGCACAGATGGGAATAGACAATACAATAGATACATGATAATTAATCTATAGAGCATTGTGAAAGGGATaccatataaaattaaacaaattactaTCAATACAACAAtgtattttaatggattttgcCTTTGtcataaagtaataataaaaatgaccaCAAAGACTAAAACTCttagattaaattttacaaaacgacaatttacaagacaagaCATAGATCTAAAAAATTGTTATGGTCTCACTGGAGTTAGACTTGCAAATACAATTCTAAGATATTTTACTTCCATCATTCActtataaattagaaaaatcGTTATACTTGTTTTGTTATAGCTCATGGAACCCACTGTCACCATCCGCGTCCGTCAAACCGACAAGGCTCTGGTGGAGTCCCTGCTCGGAAAAGCTCAACAAGACTACAAGAATAAGATCAAGAAGGACGTTGTGTTGAAAGTCGACACTGAGAACTTTTTGTCGCCCGACACCTGTGGTGGTATCGAGCTGGTTGCAGCCAGGGGACGTATCAAGGTAAGTTCCGTTTCTTTATTGGCAACTACGTAGCTTGGTAGATctaagaatataaaatataattacgtCTAAAACCAAGAAAAGCTTAGCACATGAAATCTAATTTCCAATTTTTGTTCAACTAAAAACAGCGGACAGTGGAAACAGGTGAAGTGGAAAAGTTATTTTATGATGACTGGATTTTTGACACACAGAGCCTGCACATGCTTTTAAAGTCGACTTGCTTAAGTCTGCAAatcgttttttgaagtgaaacttctttaggcgcatgagggtaaaaattttacagatgtaacgtcacacaggtatgcaacggaagtgtcaTATTTAACTCAATCGGAAACATGAGAAACGGCGCCAGTaaatcaaactactattgaaattaagtacttttcaaatgtcagtagtagtagttgttgtatttttccaattggaaaggcaaatgtagtgtaccatacagcctaatatattataatgtttttgtgaaaaatgttaataggaattgaaatgaaatgaaaagaatttggaacattaatcaaatagcatgaaattaaattagtcagttTTGGGTGGTGACTTTAGCATTAATTTTGCAGTTGATAATTCCAAATCATTAATTAACTTTCTAGAAGAAAAATTTAGTCTACAGCTAAATAATAATCCAAATACACCAACTACAAATTCAGGAACGACAATAGATGCTATTTTTACAAGATATTTAGATAATGTGGAAACACGAACTTATATTGCATATTTTACGTATCATAATGCTTTAGTCACAACAATACCAATAAAAATCGCGTcgaataatgtaaatattgaagacataaattaaaaaaaaaaaaaattatattttatattaattttcaacacttaatattttaatgaaaattaaattcctaacatatcttcctttttcccttcctctaagtctcggaaatctaaagttttagatttgtataaatataagcaacacttataaattagttcgccaaagaagtttcacttctgacatattgtgtactttgtacgcacgcactttttttatttattgcttagttgggtggacgagctcacatcccacctggtgttaagtggttactggagcccatggacatccacaacgtaaatgcgtcacccaccttgagatataagctctaagatctgaagtttagttacaacggctgccccacccttcaaaccgaatcgcattactgcttcacggcagaaatatgtagggtggtggtacccacccgcgcggactcacaagaagtcctactaccagtCGTATGTCACGTATTGCAGTTTTGTAAGGAATTTTAATTGGTTCAAGGAATTCGAGGACGTTTCAAGGTGGGCGAGCCCCGATAACAGCTTATCAGTAGATGCCGGTGCCCTACTAAGCCAAAGAGTATTTTACAGATCAGCAACACTCTGGAGTCTCGCTTGGAGCTGATCGCCCAGCAGCTGCTGCCGGAGATACGTAACGCCCTCTTCGGACGCAACCCTAACCGTAAATTCACCGATTAATTCAACGGTGAACACGAACAAAGTTTGTTGTtactaacaatttatttaaaaaaaaagaaaaattcgtATTTATGTAGAACTATGATAATGTtgaaataagtgtttttttttcttcctttgcCTAATTAATTATATCGTTATGATGAAGCGTACAATTTTACCTGTTAGAATGTTTACTGATGTATGTTCCCGTTGACCCTTCATGAAATGTGTAATCGTGTGACCCTGAATATTTCTGATTCCTGAGCATTCCGATGTGCCCATTCTACTTTTAACTGTACGTTAGTTTCGcctataaaaacaatttattcatAAGTATTTTATTGGTGCAATTCATTCAAATAATGGAACGTTCAATGTAATTTAGATAATATAGTTTATAGGATTTGGAAACGGTTTAATTAAGATGTTACCACAGTTAACTAAGTCGGGTTATAAGTCTAAAATTCAAATCGTTATTCGTTACAGTAATTGACGTATTGGCACCTTCGTCGTTCGTATATTAAAGCACGTCCACGATTTGGCTTAGCAACGGTAGATCTTTTTTTCTGTTCtacgtataataatatgattttaaatctTCCATCAATGTTTCGAAATATCGGTGTAAATGTATCTTTATCTTTAGTAGGCAGTGATTGTTGTCTGTGAGATTGGAAACGGACTGCAGCATCCCATGTTATGTTCACTCAAATCGAAGCAAAGATTTGGCTGGGCGTAATGTGGAGTCTTGTTTCAGTCTCACAGTGAAACAATCCAAGCCTGCTGTGCTTAATGTTCTTGGCAGTGTAACGATTCGACTTGCTTTTGGCTGAAATTAATCCATAGAGCACTGTTAGCTCatatgaaattaaaacttttattccCGCATAGCACTGTTACAAATtctatgtaaatataaatatgtgttGAAATGTTGTTTCATTTATAACACCATAAACATTCCTTAAAGATTGTTAACCATCAAAAGTCCATATTTTTCTGCAATCGTTTTattgcaattaaaataattacatgttCTTAATCTAGTCTCTCACATTTCACATTTAGACTACGgaaatgataaaaaaagaaatatatttcttacgaacatataatacattatagaaaaataaaccaTATAAATACGTagtttattacataaaattaattaaaaaatcgttGAAAACTACTAAAATCTAATCACAGCGCAATGAACGGTATTTATCTTAAAAATTAACTACAAACTCAGACATGTATCACCTTCGGTGAGATTACACAAAAAATGAGGCCCATGCTTGACACTTGTCTTGGGGATAGACTTAATACGTGAGTGCTAATAGAAGTATCACAACATACACTTTACATTAaacatttctataaattatttactacCTAAAATTAAAACGTTAATGTATGACAAGGACAGAGCAATGCCACAGTGCGCAATTATCCAGTATCCAAGTATCCACATTATGAAGTAGTGGGTATCACTGTTCTACATTGTTGCGTCTGATTGTGActaatttttatagtttaataattgaattttacTGTTAGGTATAGCAATTGGCATGAGTGAGCTTGACATGTGCAGAAGTGTATCTTTGGGTCTGTTTGGGGGAACGAGGCAAGAACGGGGGTGGCGCCGGCCATTTCGGTTACGTGATTGGATCTTCCCGCGTCGCGTCACATGCCGTCATTTGTGATTGTTTCCCTGTGTTGTGCACGCGCATCACTGCAGCAAACTACACTTTCGtccaattttattaacttattatgtgtattatctatgtttatTAACCGcacattttttatcaattaattcTCATTTAATTCTTCCAGACACCAACTTCTTTTGAATAATGTACTGTAGATAAAGGTACATTTAGTACCACAAGTAGTTATTTGAAACTTTTTAGTAaaagtcggttttttttttcttgggcATTGATCAATACTCGTTACGAAActtaaggaattgtttataagCGCCATAGTTCTTGTGTAAACTACCTGTAAGATTCTCTTATAAGCTTATAAATTAGAAATAGGTTTCGGTATATTATTCAAATGGTTTCCATGGCACCAGAGAATCTAGTCTAAAATCTAATGCTTAAAAAGATATATTCGTGTATTCGTTCCATAACTGTTACCACACGGGAAAAGCAAATTAGCGGTAAAAACTCGACAAGATACCTGTTCTACAGAAGAAAATGGGATGAATTGATAACCTTTTGGAAGTCTGTTAATAATAGGGTTATTTTTGACTATAATATTAGCGAAGCCCCGGGCAAAAGTACTATAAAATTActgatacatttttaaattccaaattgaacgaagttaatttaattataaaaagtaaTACATGAGTGATCAATTTAACTTTCCCTTAACTGTAAGATGCGCTGACGGCCCCACTCTTTTGTCGAGAGCTCACGACTCGTGCCGATTACTACCTATACTGAGTGATGGCTCCTCTTCACAATCGGCCATGATGGGCGATTATATAAATTCACGATAGTGTAGAGGGCATAAATGTCTGTGATCGGCCATCATCGCGTATGATCGTGCGCAATCGGCGTTGTGTCGGTAGATCAAAGGAATGATGGCCCATGATTGTGTGAGCGTCCACACTATCGCCGATTAGTCAGGATGTACCTAGTTGTCTCGAGTATGTGTCaattgcttcgactacaaaacTATGGTTGCATGGACCTTGTTTTGTTCTGATTGATAGCCACCACCCACCACCTTCTCTTCCTCCATCTTGTTTATCGTTATAAgtaggcagcaacttggctctgctcctagcattgctgaagtccatggccgacggtaaccactcattatcagatgggccgtatgctcgtctgtctacaagggaattaaaaaaaaagttttcacgaTTCTTTTTTCACGCACATTAGCTAAATGACTATATGAGCTAACTAAAAATATTGCCGCAGCCGCGATCTCCTCGATTTCCATCATCGATACCTAGACCTCTTAACATATCAGTAGACAGTCAGTAAATGAACGTGCATGATTGTGTGGAGAGTTGCCCGTTCATGGCGGCGATGATGGACGATCATTTGTTGACCCATCATGGCCGATTGTGAAGAGGAGCCATGACAAACTGTCGGCCCAGTTGGCCCCCAATCGTCCTACAACCAGTGAAATAATCAGTTCGTATTAGGACTAAATGacgtactttttgttttttatgcaACGTGCTAATGGATAACAACCACGACCATTTGCGTCGTTACTTTTGGAAGAACATtcgagtaatgttttttttgataCGACAAAATAGCAATACACAAGTAGGTAATCACGAATTGATCGTTGTCGACCGGTGtgtttaatgcgagttttttaacgttttcgatagcgtaaaagttagctcatatttgtatggaatgggatcgctcctgttccaactgcatacaaaattggcttaacttttacgctatcgagaacgttaagaaactcgcactaagcacactgcttcgTCGAAAACGCTCTTACACTATCTCGTTTGCTCACTTTCTTATTCTAAACTACTAGGTGCGAGACATCCGGAGTGTAAGCCGGAAGATATCTCGGTACTCGAGGCTCGTCACGTCGTCTCGCTCCTCTGTCGACGACCAAACTAATACTCCCGGCTTCTTTCACACCATTCGACTTGATTCTTCTCTGCGCTGGCATTATTGCAGCCCGTAGTGACTTACGTTTCtgaaacattgaaaaaaatcgtatacaaataattaaatgctTAAGAAATTGCACTACAATACGAAACCATGCATGTGTCTACTTACGACATTGTTCAATTACCGTTTTCATTGGTGAACATTCTTGCAAAGCAGCGGGGGCATATTGTGAGTAAAATTACGAATCTAGTTCAATATGAAACgagtttattatataattttaaaggtataagaataTATTGTATTGGTCATTAACAACGCTTTAAGCTGCATCGGGGATGGCGAACTTTGAGTATGATATTAAAGTGCAACAGGCACTTCTTATTACGTCTTCATTATTACGTTACGTTTGTATGCTTTTAATGGTTCGCCGTCCCTGACCCatctttttaaatatatgtcGTCGTGGAAGGGGTGctataattttacattttgcTTTCAATTTGTTCTTTATGGTTGTCGTAGTGGTCCACATCCATGGCCGAAGTTTTTGCTCTGTTTACCTCAACGGCTCCGCGCCACCTGTCGGCTGCATGTCTCGCTATTTCCAATCTCTTCTGTTTTCTTATCTGATGTCGTTTATAGACAACCTCGATGACGATAAGTACAATACCCCCTATTATGCCAGCCAACACCAATATGAAGACACCAGCCATGTTTTTCAAACCTAAAGTGTTTGgtgttttttcattttcttcgCAATTCAACATATTATTTCGCAGAATCCATTGATTATCGAGTGACTCCATTATACCACCTGCAAATGAACTTATAATTACAGAAGCTTCTGATTTCCATTGACTATAAGATTATATTCTTAAATATAATCTTATAGTATATAGTAGTTAAATATATCTATCTCAGAACGTACTCTCGTGGAAATCCAATATTGCAAGCGTTACTAAGTCTGCCCAAGGTGATCCTTTCT
Proteins encoded in this window:
- the LOC732990 gene encoding vacuolar ATP synthase subunit E (The RefSeq protein has 1 substitution compared to this genomic sequence), coding for MALSDADVQKQIKHMMAFIEQEANEKAEEIDAKAEEEFNIEKGRLVQQQRLKIMEYYEKKEKQVELQKKIQSSNMLNQARLKVLKVREDHVRNVLDEARKRLAEVPKDTKLYSELLVTLIVQALFQLMEPTVTIRVRQTDKALVESLLGKAQTDYKNKIKKDVVLKVDTENFLSPDTCGGIELVAARGRIKISNTLESRLELIAQQLLPEIRNALFGRNPNRKFTD